The Lacticaseibacillus rhamnosus DNA window TCCTGCTTGAAGCGGGTCACCATCGGGCCAAAAGTTAGGCCATTACTGGCATAGCCGGGAACAAACACGGTCACAACAGATGTTTGTCGGTAAGTCTGGGCATGAATCCGACGACTGCCTAGCTGCCACCAAACCCAATAACTCCCTGCCAACAGTAGAAAGAGTATCAAAAGTAAGCGCCATCCCCAGCGGTGCTGACGTGATTGTTTGCGTGTCATGTTGCGACTTACCCCTTTTAACAACGGTATTTAGTCAACCACCGGTGATAGCAGGCACGGCCAGTACCGATTTAGTCAGCCAATTTGGTAAATGTGCTGCGCAGGACCGGACGCTGATAACGCGCTTGAAGCTGCCGATGGTTATCTGCAAAAAGCTGCTGATAACGGTGTAATTGCTGCGTGCCAATGGTAACCGCCGTTTGATCGATAACATACCAAGTAACACCTTCTGTCAGCGGCGGCGTGGTTAAGGAGCCGAGATAGCGATATACCGTCCCTTGTTGCGGAATGAGCTGATCCAGACTAAGGGCAATGGATTGGGTTGAATGGGCGGCAAAATGATCGAGTATTTGCTCAAGCACAACATTGTCAGGACCCAACGGCAAGAGAACCGCAACAACGCATAAGGCACCGATTGCTGACTGATGGAC harbors:
- a CDS encoding carbonic anhydrase family protein, which encodes MAFLDYHHQEKWPNGFGQLQSPINLLPATPADPSTLKIETPWRVTQEIDDQVTIRLTGTGRTRIDQDQWQLMQAHIHVPAEHQITNQHAAELHFVHQSAIGALCVVAVLLPLGPDNVVLEQILDHFAAHSTQSIALSLDQLIPQQGTVYRYLGSLTTPPLTEGVTWYVIDQTAVTIGTQQLHRYQQLFADNHRQLQARYQRPVLRSTFTKLAD